Proteins encoded within one genomic window of Agelaius phoeniceus isolate bAgePho1 chromosome Z, bAgePho1.hap1, whole genome shotgun sequence:
- the GCNT1 gene encoding beta-1,3-galactosyl-O-glycosyl-glycoprotein beta-1,6-N-acetylglucosaminyltransferase, translating into MLKRKLRFCYNSRFRLFLGLTLILVIISVLKVNQKEDFRNRRHLELTKEDPISDVNCTKIIEGDIEEIQKVQLEALSVSFKKRPRLTTDDYINMTADCASFTKTRKYIMEPLSNEEAEFPIAYSIVVYHKIEMLDRLLRSIYAPQNFYCIHVDKKSPESFFAAVKGIVSCFDNVFISSQLESVVYASWSRVQADINCMKDLHRRSSNWKYLINLCGMDFPIKTNKEIVEKLKALKGENSLETEKMPVYKEVRWKKHHEIIDGKIKNTGIDKQLPPLSTPVFSGSAYFVVSRSFVEYVLENSKILKFIEWAKDTYSPDEYLWATIQRIPEVPGAFSSSDKYDVSDMNALARFVKWQYFEGDVSKGAPYPPCSGVHIRSVCVFGVGDLNWMLRNHHLFANKFDTDVDPFAVKCLEEYLRHKALYLQKN; encoded by the coding sequence ATGCTGAAGAGGAAATTACGGTTTTGCTACAACTCACGCTTCAGGCTTTTCTTGGGTCTAACTCTCATCTTAGTAATAATTTCAGTTTTGAAAGTTAACCAGAAAGAAGACTTCCGAAACCGGAGACATCTGGAGCTAACAAAAGAAGATCCTATTAGCGATGTTAACTGCACCAAGATTATTGAGGGGGATATAGAAGAAATACAAAAGGTACAGCTTGAGGCATTATCAGTGTCATTTAAGAAGCGCCCCAGACTAACAACAGATGATTATATTAACATGACTGCAGACTGTGCCTCCTTCACCAAGACTAGGAAATACATTATGGAACCTCTCAGTAACGAAGAAGCAGAATTTCCAATTGCTTACTCAATAGTGGTTTATCACAAAATTGAGATGCTTGATAGACTTCTAAGATCAATCTATGCTCCACAGAATTTTTACTGCATTCATGTAGACAAAAAGTCTCCAGAATCCTTTTTTGCTGCTGTAAAGGGAATAGTGTCATGTTTTGATAATGTCTTTATTTCCAGCCAGTTAGAGAGTGTGGTATATGCTTCATGGAGCAGAGTGCAGGCAGACATTAACTGCATGAAAGATCTCCATAGAAGAAGTTCAAACTGGAAATACCTAATAAACCTATGTGGTATGGACTTTCCTATAAAGACCAACAAGGAAATAGTAGAGAAATTAAAAGCCCTTAAGGGTGAAAACAgcttggaaacagaaaaaatgcCTGTTTATAAAGAAGTAAGGTGGAAGAAACACCATGAGATTATTGATGGTAAAATAAAGAACACAGGCATAGACAAACAACTACCACCTCTCAGTACTCCAGTTTTTTCTGGCAGTGCCTATTTTGTAGTTAGCAGGAGCTTTGTAGAATATGTACTAGAAAACAGCAAAATACTTAAGTTCATTGAGTGGGCGAAAGATACTTACAGCCCAGATGAGTACCTGTGGGCAACAATTCAGAGAATCCCTGAAGTCCCAGGCGCGTTCTCTTCCAGTGACAAGTATGACGTTTCTGACATGAATGCCCTGGCCAGGTTTGTCAAGTGGCAGTACTTTGAAGGTGATGTGTCCAAAGGTGCACCCTACCCACCATGCAGTGGAGTTCACATTcgctctgtgtgtgtttttggaGTAGGAGACTTGAACTGGATGCTACGGAACCACCACTTATTTGCTAATAAGTTTGACACTGATGTCGACCCTTTTGCAGTGAAATGCTTGGAAGAGTATTTGCGACACAAAGCCCTGTATCTGCAAAAGAACTGA